Part of the Branchiostoma floridae strain S238N-H82 chromosome 11, Bfl_VNyyK, whole genome shotgun sequence genome, ACcaaccagtctttgtcaaggaatgagcagtCTACTGtcacgtcacgttatgcagatagaacacgtgactcagtgggtcataagttgcagaaagtctatggtgTCGACAGTCTTTGTTGAGTTAGAAAtaaattttgtgttaaaatttaCTGTTCAACTTCCATATGACTTCAAGAACTTTCAtgtttcattacttttctaatCTGACCAACTGATgatcacagtcacacacacaaaaaaaagttattaCCTATTTGAATTTTTCTTGAATGCAATCTTCTACGTCGTGccctgttttccttttttactgTTTCTATGGACCGCCTGACAACCAACCGTCTTGGAAGTCATGAGAGTCCAGCCTAGCCACGTCCTGCAGAGGAACAAAATGTATACCATAAGTAAGATGAGATGTTTTAGATAAGACTGTTTCTCATTAAGTTGCTTACTCCTTTTTTCTCAAATCATTCAAAGAAAGAGTAAAACGTTTACTTGACTCACGTACTTGGAGCAACTTCACAATTGAATAGCATCCTGTTTGGGCACTCCATGTCGTACCATTTTCCATCAAAGCTGATAACGCAATCTTCAACACCATTCTTGTTATCTGGCTGTTTCGGATACCACGAACTGTACTTTCCAAGACCAGAGCCATCTATCCACTGAAATCTGCCTTCGTTGCGCTGGTCATGCAGGCCGATCCAGTAGGCCTTATTAGCCTGTAGGGAGACCAGGAAGGTGTTGGtcccagcgtctcggggcatggcgagggttcCGCCGTCTCCACGACAGGCCGAGGCCGCTTGGTTGAAGTTCTTTGTCGTGGTGAACATCTTGTAGCAGGTTTGACGAAACATGGTATAACCACTGGGACAATGTGCTGAGGGAAAATGCACATATGCCATTAGAATCCCATTGGACCGTTTTTTTCCTGAtatgacataaaataaaatGGGTATAAATATATATGCAAGAGTCATTATTATCAAGTTGAGTTCTCAAAGTAAATTTATATAGGTTAttgtaaatgataaaaaaactagagttccacgaacacatatcttcgccaaataaacattttttaatgaagattgttgtttttgaaatgttgttaattttggAAAATAAATATTTAATGAAATACTTTTGTAATGTgagtttttgaaatttatgtATCTTGTTTtggaatgcagtgaatttatattgtttgtgtattttagCCTGCATTTGAAATGCTGGCATAGCttttggtatgtctgtgtgtgtgtgtgtgtgtctgtctgtgtttttgcatttttgtggtcagcataactttagtatctttggatggattgtaatgatatttggtatgtggtatcTTTTTACTTGGACATGGcatggttttctttttttgtcggTAGCTTGCAGGAACGTtggatttacatgatattttgcatATTGTTACTTTTGGTAGAGATGTACAGACTGATAGGTAATCCCTGATGCAGTCCCAGGGAACATCCACAAACTCTACACCCATTGATACATTTTAGATGAccctcatacatgtaacttcatgagaaacattttgtaaacttGTTAGGTTTTGTGTCCGACTCACTTCTTAGTTCAAATTCAAAGTTAATATGTTAAGACATGGCAATCACTTcttgaaaacagcaaaaatgttCATGGCATTCTGGCTATAGGTAATTGTAGAACATAGCctcctaccccccccccccccccccgtgttcACTATTTGACATGCATTAGATTTCTGgcggtttctagcgaggaccaatcagatggcTGCTAGCAGGTCACTGACCGCCGTCGACAATAAGCCAATGGTAGCCTAGTTATACGGGATAATCGCACCCCATGTAGCCCCCCtagtttcatgtaaatgtccCAAACTCAACCCAAGCGCACTTGAGTTGCTATTTTGAATTTCTTCCGTACGTCTAGATCGATCAGCTTGAAAATATTTAACTTTGAAAGTTCGATGATCAAAACGCGGAGGGATTGTTAGTACTAGAGATGAGGTTTTACACGTTCAATAGTGCTGCGCTCGCGCTAATGGAGCGGTTGCTATACGTGAAGGAACGGATCCCAGCGAAGTTGTTTTTGTGGAGTTCACCCAACATTTCCCAAGCTCTCCAGGAACGGGCCGTGTACAAAGATGGAGGGAAATCAAATTGTGACGCCGAAATCACAGACTACCGGCGAGAGAAGACATCGAATGCATTTTCCAGGACATTAAGGCTCACCTAACAGCTAAATAGCGTCTCGGTCGGAGACGTTAATACTCAGTTGAGAACAGTGACGTGTGTTGCACACTACACAAAGTTACACTACACAGCGATATGTCTCGCAGCATATGCTTCGTTATGTCAAGGTTCTATTCGCAAAAATAAGATCCGTTATGTACTCAAGTTGTGTTGTCTGTTGATTCTTCAGTCCGTCCTTCTATGCTATATAACCAGCATTTGAAGCAAGGAcgtctcatataacgtccttgtttgaagggaccagctcacaaaaatatgacctttgtaatgtattgccgtTACCTAACAGCcagtaatcgacggacaataggtgtgaaatattcTTCCCtgcccctcgcgtgccaccagTTTAGTGTTAATTAGTTACTCTGCATCTGAAAGAATCgacttcatgggcgttgacctcgctagaaatctagttCATGTGATTTAGagacgacccccccccccgtgagATTAATTAACTTTGGCCTACTAGAATATTATTTTGCCTAAATCACATATTCATTCTCGTTGAAGAGAAAGAGAAGTAGAAGAAAAGACCTGGAAAAATGTCCTTAGAAAGAGATCCTATTTCAAGCACATGTGTGGAAAGGGTGGCAAGACTCCTGAGGGTTAATATGGCGTGACCACCCCCACTAGCTAGCTGTCAGGGGTGGGGCACAGGCACTCAACTTTTATGTGTAAGACTGACATGTTAaactggtggaaacttttctaCTGCATGGTATAGTGAGATgaatggatgtacatgtaaattgtaaatataCTTTAAAAAATAAGACTAAGTTTTATTCGCTTGATGAACAGTAAGTAGATAGTGTAACAGTGACGGTACGATAGATGCCTTAGTATTGGAACCATATGTGACATGCTTACGCAAGGATGATCTGCCCATATTTAGACGTCAACCATGTGATCAAACCATATTAAGAGGAGACTGGAAATAGCAACCAATAGTAGAGTAGCTTCTGTAGCGTCACCTCTCGCACGTAGTTTGAACCTTAGTCGCTGCTTAGGACCCTAGGTTAGTACACGCATACCCTGTAGTTCCCATGTTAGTAACTGTAGTCCGGTAATAAGCATATTCCTGTAACTGTAACTAGACCATCGAAGATACACTTGTATAGACCATTGTATAGACCATTGTATAGCATCGTGTGCATTGTGATTCAGTATAGCAAAGATCAATACAACACGACACTGACGAGCGCAATCGAATCCGGCTTGGCGTCcttctatatatatagtgtattgTAGTCGCTAGTATATAGATAAAGAATCCTACCTCTAGACCCCAAATTCtacattggttcccacaccggctCGTTAGTCAATCGTTGTTGTGTGATTTCTGCTTTGCTTGTCGTGGTTTTGCGCTCTTTTCTTGTGTTCGTACGCTAGACTTTTCCCGGCCCGTCTCATTTCGCTTAGTTAGCTAGCTTGTAGGCCTTTTGCGCATTTCGTGTGTTGCTATTGCTCCTGTACTTTTGTCATTCCATGTCCGGCTAATTGGTTGCTAAATCTGCTTTTGTGCGGGACAGTGCtgctacaatacatgtacagtttcttGGCGATATTGTAGCACACTTTGTCTTTACGCTTCACAGTCATTTTTGATCAAAGGCATAATAGAGAGGGGCATTCTTCATCTTTGCAGTCAGATATGTTAGTCCGCAATATTTCTCTAATCAGAGCGTACCTATATCTCTGAAGGTGACAtctgtttgtttatgtaaaacTGTTCAATACAGTACATCCTGGTAGGCGACCTATTGACCTACATCTAAACACCAGCTGTGGcgcacatgtatgtaccaaccCTATATGCTTCTGCAGTTTATTGCAGTTTATTAAATttcccaaagtaattatattaaatagatAGTGATTTCCATAATTTGCATtccattatgttgataatcacccaaaGTACATATagctacctaccaaaaacaaagaatatccatcaatcccctcaggagttatacatctaaaaagttacgaactatgagacccactgcagttccaagcaagctgctagggggcccaaaattacactatttactcctagtcccaacagctatccgccacttaaaaatcatgaacctggcacttctggaaaatttaggcgcaaactttgatgctcacttgcagtaccaaaacaagttgcCAGGAGGCcgattatcgaacttgaccttcctttctgtgtcccctacttatcaaccaaatatcattagcatccatcaagaacatctcgagttatcttgtccacagacaaacgcacttacatacaaagccagctacagcaccataggtaaaagctagctaaaccattctcgcacatgacaatcctttccacaaccgctacacacctgctaAATATCGctgaaatcgcccagctgcattttgacttatgcttcccgaaaaaaaaagcacgaaaaaataccaagctcgctactGTACCGTAGAAAAAcgtcaggtaaaccattttcgaactagtcATGCCctttgacaaccgctacacacctgcaaaaactaaaaaagttccatccacaatttctcgacttatatcctgttgacctacatacagacccaagtcgacaaaaaacatgatcttcttggcgaagatgaTAACTTACCTTTATTCAACTTGCCCCATTTAGTTGTTCGGGGCTTTCCAGCTGGTCCGGCAGGGCAAACTGAGCTTCCTGGCAAACCTGGTGGACCAACGGGTCCAGTTGCTCCCTTTAGACCGGTTGGCCCGATGGGTCCCTTTCGACCAATGGGTCCCTTTCGACCAATGGGTCCCTTTCGACCAATGGGTCCCTTTCGACCGGGAGGCCCGACGGCTCCTTTTCGACCGGGCGGCCCGACGGCTCCTTTTCGACCGGGCGGCCCGACAGCTCCTTTTCGACCGGGCGGCCCGATCATCTATCTTCCGGAAGGTCCCATTGCTCCCTTTTTCCCTGgaggccccatggctcccttttctcccggaggaCCATCATATCCATGCCCGGGAGGTCCCATTGCTCCTTTGTTTCCAGGAGGACCCACAAGCCCGCGGCCGGAAGGCCCCCTTGCTCCCTTTTCTCCGGgaggccccatggctcccttttctccgggTGAACCCATAGCCCCCTTTTCTCCCGGAGCACAAGCAAACCCTGGGTTGGGTGGTCCCATTGCTCCCTTTCCTCCGGGAGGACCAGCAAGCCCTAGGCCAGGAGGCCCCATGACTCCCTTTTCTCTGGgaggccccatggctcccttttctccgggaggccccatggctcccttttctccgggTGAACCCATAGCTCTCTTTTCTCCCGGAACACAACGAAAACAAGGGCCGGGAAGTCCCATTATACCCTTTTCTCCGGGAGTCCCTaaggctcccttttctcctggaggaccAGACAATCGAGGGCATTGAGGCCCCATGTCTCCCCTTTCTCCGGCAGGCCCCTTGGCTCCCCGGGTTTCTCCGGGAGGACCAGCTGACCCAGTGACTCCCTTTTCTCCAAAAGGAATCACAGATACACGGCCGAGTGGCCGCATTTCACTCCCCTCTCCGGGATCCCCAGTCGGCTTCTGAACCCCCCTTTCACTAGTGGACCAGGGAGACACCGGACCAATCGTTCCCTTTTCTTCCGGAAGTCCAAGGGGTTCGGTGGGCAGAGAGACAGTGGGTCCCATTGGTTCCTTGTGTCCTAGGGATCAAAAACAAACGATAAAATCTGTTTTCAACTTTTGTTCGTTAAACCTTCATGTCTGTTCAAGGACGATGAGGATAGATAATTCAGATACCCATCTTGACATCAAGAGGTAGTTGATAACAGTGAACAATCGAAAATGCACAAATTACTACTAACCCACAAAAGAAAGCATATTTCGTGTTAGACTGATATGAATGCCCCTTACTCACGTTCCAAATCGGCTACACGGATTTCAGCTCTTCCGATCCTGGAATCCATCTCCAAAGAAAGCTTCGCGATCTCCGCAGAAAGGTTCATGGTTTGGACTGTGTTTGAAAAAGAATATTGCACAATAAAATCTCTAAACACATCCAACTATTGTAGCTATCAAGGAGTTGCAATGGGCCACCATACTGTGCACATCAA contains:
- the LOC118425328 gene encoding collectin-10-like encodes the protein MFTTTKNFNQAASACRGDGGTLAMPRDAGTNTFLVSLQANKAYWIGLHDQRNEGRFQWIDGSGLGKYSSWYPKQPDNKNGVEDCVISFDGKWYDMECPNRMLFNCEVAPRRG
- the LOC118425329 gene encoding collagen alpha-1(III) chain-like produces the protein MLQQRSQTGDTEGATPTRQPQTDFMSSEDAKASTASHVYAPRAVQTMNLSAEIAKLSLEMDSRIGRAEIRVADLERHKEPMGPTVSLPTEPLGLPEEKGTIGPVSPWSTSERGVQKPTGDPGEGSEMRPLGRVSVIPFGEKGVTGSAGPPGETRGAKGPAGERGDMGPQCPRLSGPPGEKGALGTPGEKEKGAMGPPREKGVMGPPGLGLAGPPGGKGAMGPPNPGFACAPGEKGAMGSPGEKGAMGPPGEKGARGPSGRGLVGPPGNKGAMGPPGHGYDGPPGEKGAMGPPGKKGAMGPSGR